One Acinetobacter pullicarnis genomic region harbors:
- a CDS encoding transposase, producing MTLAQLPHEQCCSGCDRADIDKFKKRYKGDKYCSTCYARIFKKRACPKCGEYARLPKNDDQAICNECIKKQPCIRCNQTNKPIGTLTEYGVVCNSCSVYFRPIERCERCDTPSQKLTHISRFGDDLRVCPKCSTRDYETCPSCHKYRLLEQDDTGTKICKKCRNNAKKKCKQCDVMIPAGCPDLCDNCYWHKNLWEKARRNIKVFQSPRLKVQYEQYLLWLEDKVGANKAALYVNKHTHFFIKTEELWTDAIPTAEQLLAVLRTSGLRKFELVTYWLDEVHHIKAVLADKDFCSQRDQIEKLILSLPQSSTAYDVVMSYKSELDIKMKNGKTSIRSIKLAIKPAVALMHYVCASGATLPNLDHVKAYLIDFSGQAAALTGFINFLNKKFDTSIDYVAFKKSKNFNEKRKQKVEKEIIELIDKPLDKKEDVLSWVKNGLRYFHNLPYVESLKVKFEMITETDDGYTISLQNHSYWLPKTHEI from the coding sequence GTGACTTTAGCTCAATTGCCCCATGAACAATGCTGTAGTGGCTGTGACAGGGCTGATATAGATAAATTCAAAAAAAGATATAAGGGCGATAAGTATTGTTCAACTTGTTATGCCCGAATTTTTAAAAAAAGAGCTTGTCCAAAATGTGGTGAATATGCTCGATTGCCAAAAAATGATGATCAGGCAATTTGTAATGAGTGTATCAAAAAACAACCTTGTATTCGCTGTAATCAAACCAATAAGCCGATAGGGACACTCACCGAATATGGTGTAGTTTGTAATAGCTGTTCTGTTTATTTTCGCCCAATTGAGCGTTGTGAGAGGTGTGATACACCATCACAAAAATTGACGCATATTTCACGATTTGGTGATGATTTAAGGGTATGTCCAAAATGTTCTACTAGAGATTATGAAACATGCCCCTCTTGTCATAAATATCGCTTATTAGAGCAAGATGATACAGGGACTAAGATTTGTAAAAAATGTAGGAATAACGCCAAAAAGAAATGCAAACAGTGTGATGTCATGATACCAGCAGGCTGTCCTGATCTATGTGATAACTGTTACTGGCATAAGAATTTATGGGAGAAAGCTAGACGAAATATTAAAGTATTCCAATCCCCACGTTTAAAGGTTCAATATGAGCAATATTTACTTTGGTTAGAAGATAAAGTGGGTGCAAATAAAGCAGCCCTATATGTCAATAAACATACCCATTTTTTTATAAAAACCGAAGAATTATGGACTGACGCAATTCCTACAGCAGAACAGTTATTGGCTGTTTTAAGAACCAGTGGACTTAGAAAATTTGAGTTGGTTACATATTGGCTAGATGAAGTCCATCATATTAAGGCTGTATTAGCGGATAAAGATTTTTGCTCTCAACGGGATCAGATCGAAAAATTGATTTTAAGCCTTCCTCAGTCCTCTACAGCTTATGATGTTGTTATGTCCTATAAAAGTGAACTTGATATAAAAATGAAAAATGGAAAGACCAGTATCCGTTCAATAAAACTGGCAATAAAGCCTGCGGTTGCTCTTATGCACTATGTTTGTGCATCGGGAGCTACATTACCTAACTTAGACCATGTAAAAGCCTATCTTATCGACTTTTCTGGTCAGGCTGCTGCACTAACAGGGTTCATTAATTTTTTAAATAAAAAATTTGATACATCTATAGATTATGTGGCTTTTAAAAAATCAAAAAACTTTAATGAGAAACGAAAGCAAAAAGTAGAGAAAGAAATAATTGAGTTGATAGATAAGCCTTTGGATAAAAAAGAAGATGTATTGAGTTGGGTTAAAAATGGCTTAAGGTATTTTCATAATTTACCTTATGTGGAGTCTCTAAAGGTCAAATTTGAGATGATTACAGAAACTGATGATGGATATACTATTTCATTGCAGAATCATTCTTATTGGTTGCCAAAAACACACGAGATTTAA
- a CDS encoding TniB family NTP-binding protein produces MQKYEHLADDVLEVMSLSDSDRINTLFSDRWIGYKKAVTILDTLTDLLNRPRKLRPECLLIVGDSNMGKTTIIHEFTKQHYTKTVNDIDMELLSVKKPVLTILAPAKANVKELYINILNHFFVPFRPTDPEAKLRNQAVHLMRKYETKMLIIDEIHNCLTGSTKLLSEVMNTLKNLSNDLSLNIVGVGTREAVTILHTDAQYASRFDVAMLPKWELNQDFLRLLLSYVRLLPLKKRSDLASQRLATLIFEISGGNFGDLNRLLVECAKEAIVQGNEEITEEIVHKFKWLKPTEGMRNIRNINLNVV; encoded by the coding sequence ATGCAAAAATATGAACATCTTGCAGATGATGTACTTGAAGTCATGTCTCTAAGTGATAGTGATCGTATCAATACTTTATTTTCTGACCGTTGGATTGGTTATAAAAAAGCAGTCACTATTTTGGATACTTTAACTGATCTGTTGAATCGCCCTAGGAAGCTTCGCCCAGAATGTTTATTGATTGTGGGCGATTCTAATATGGGTAAAACGACCATTATCCACGAATTCACAAAGCAGCATTACACCAAAACAGTGAATGACATAGATATGGAGCTGCTGTCTGTAAAAAAACCTGTTTTAACCATATTAGCCCCTGCCAAAGCGAATGTAAAAGAACTCTATATCAATATATTGAATCATTTCTTTGTTCCATTTCGTCCTACTGATCCCGAAGCAAAATTACGGAATCAGGCTGTCCATCTAATGCGGAAGTATGAAACAAAAATGTTGATTATTGATGAAATTCATAATTGTTTAACAGGTTCGACCAAACTTCTTTCCGAAGTGATGAATACCTTAAAGAATCTCAGTAATGATCTAAGTCTGAATATCGTTGGCGTTGGTACTCGTGAAGCAGTTACGATCCTACATACCGATGCTCAATATGCAAGCCGTTTTGATGTAGCAATGTTGCCTAAATGGGAACTGAATCAGGATTTTCTAAGACTATTATTAAGTTATGTACGGTTGTTGCCTTTAAAGAAACGTTCTGATCTAGCATCTCAAAGACTTGCCACCCTTATATTTGAAATTTCAGGTGGGAATTTTGGTGACTTAAACAGATTGTTGGTTGAGTGTGCTAAAGAGGCAATTGTACAAGGTAATGAGGAAATTACCGAAGAAATTGTTCATAAATTTAAATGGCTTAAGCCAACCGAGGGTATGAGGAATATTAGAAATATAAATCTTAACGTGGTTTAG
- a CDS encoding Mu transposase C-terminal domain-containing protein → MVQTDTVSIDRSRIILKPNVIVKYEGQPYKIANVLNANDIVISSLDSVRFLQVSADSLQVFEAENNQTKDINKGDWDITHEAWKIALHRYEIIKPLIKYSTTELVEQRASEYEINRSTLWKWLKDFRENNSILVLVPKKRGWTTKKSRLSPQIMKIINQGIQEEYLNARKPSIAKTIDFIKAECSRLKLEAPHDNSIRRKIEALNDYMVIKARHGSKAAQDKYASAAGEFPNADYPLAYVQVDHTPLDIEIVDDEFREAIGRPFLTLAIDVNTRMVVGYYLSLEAPSATSVAMCIASSILSKKRKLIELDIDADWQVEGLMDSVHTDNGPDFRTNHISRACLKYGIHWEFRPIGGARFGGHIERLIGVVNLEMHILDGTTFSNIQERGTYNSAGHACMTLKELEYYIVYWITKVYHQKKHSKLGMSPLQKWQDGVWGTKTTLGTGLKERVSDEDTLFIDFLPEFESTIQRVGVQKDNLFYFADCLRQWVNCVDPEDVNKKRKKKFLFKRDPRDISLIWFYEPLSNTYFKVPTAKREMPPISLFEYKQVQKYLRGEQHDNQNQDEIYQAILHLREQLKQSRSLTRKQRRTNQRKKENAKATHHLSVKNEPENSCVVENRVQPTNDLWSIPLTAFEDLRG, encoded by the coding sequence ATGGTTCAGACTGATACCGTAAGTATTGACCGAAGTCGGATCATACTCAAACCAAATGTAATCGTTAAGTATGAAGGGCAACCGTATAAGATTGCTAATGTTCTGAATGCTAACGATATCGTGATTTCTAGTTTAGATTCTGTACGTTTTTTACAAGTAAGTGCAGATTCGCTACAAGTATTTGAAGCTGAAAATAACCAAACTAAAGATATAAATAAAGGTGATTGGGATATTACGCATGAAGCATGGAAAATTGCTTTACATCGTTATGAAATTATCAAGCCGTTAATTAAGTATTCAACAACTGAATTAGTCGAGCAACGAGCAAGTGAATATGAGATTAACCGTTCTACTTTATGGAAATGGTTAAAAGATTTTAGAGAAAATAACTCTATCTTAGTCTTAGTTCCTAAAAAGAGAGGTTGGACGACCAAGAAGTCTAGGTTGTCTCCCCAAATTATGAAGATTATTAACCAAGGTATTCAAGAGGAATATCTTAATGCCAGAAAGCCTAGTATTGCAAAGACTATAGATTTTATTAAAGCAGAATGTTCTCGTCTTAAACTAGAAGCACCCCATGACAACTCAATTCGTAGAAAAATAGAAGCCTTAAATGATTATATGGTGATTAAGGCTCGTCATGGTTCTAAAGCAGCACAAGATAAGTATGCATCTGCTGCTGGTGAGTTTCCTAATGCTGATTATCCCTTGGCATATGTACAGGTAGACCATACTCCACTAGACATTGAAATTGTTGATGATGAATTTCGAGAGGCAATTGGACGACCATTTCTAACATTAGCTATTGATGTAAATACTCGAATGGTGGTCGGTTATTACTTGTCTTTAGAAGCTCCCAGTGCAACATCTGTTGCCATGTGTATTGCTTCCAGTATTTTGTCAAAAAAACGGAAGCTTATTGAATTGGATATAGACGCTGATTGGCAAGTTGAAGGTCTTATGGATTCTGTACATACAGATAATGGTCCTGACTTTAGAACTAACCATATCAGTCGAGCTTGCTTGAAATATGGGATTCATTGGGAGTTTCGTCCGATTGGTGGGGCAAGGTTTGGTGGACATATCGAACGTTTAATTGGTGTGGTTAACCTTGAAATGCACATCTTGGATGGTACAACTTTCTCAAATATCCAAGAACGTGGAACCTATAATTCAGCAGGTCATGCCTGTATGACACTGAAAGAACTAGAATATTATATTGTTTATTGGATCACTAAAGTTTATCACCAAAAGAAACACTCCAAACTTGGTATGTCACCTTTACAGAAGTGGCAAGATGGTGTTTGGGGAACAAAAACTACTCTTGGAACGGGTTTAAAAGAACGAGTTTCGGATGAAGACACATTATTTATTGATTTCCTTCCCGAATTTGAATCAACAATTCAACGTGTAGGTGTACAGAAAGACAATCTATTTTATTTTGCTGATTGTTTACGACAGTGGGTTAATTGTGTTGATCCCGAAGATGTAAATAAAAAGAGAAAAAAGAAATTTTTGTTTAAACGTGATCCAAGGGATATTTCTCTTATTTGGTTTTATGAACCTCTGTCCAATACATATTTTAAAGTACCTACTGCTAAACGAGAAATGCCACCAATAAGCTTATTTGAATACAAACAAGTGCAGAAATATCTTCGTGGTGAACAACATGATAATCAAAATCAGGATGAAATTTATCAGGCAATTCTTCATTTACGTGAGCAATTGAAACAATCCCGTAGTTTGACTAGGAAGCAACGGAGAACAAATCAACGTAAAAAGGAAAATGCAAAAGCAACACATCATTTGTCTGTAAAAAATGAACCTGAAAACTCATGTGTTGTCGAAAACAGGGTTCAACCTACTAATGATTTATGGAGTATTCCATTGACTGCATTTGAGGATTTAAGGGGATAA
- a CDS encoding TniQ family protein: protein MHQVEQRWYIRTPIQEGEVFSSWLIRSALDLGCSPLTLVNLLWEKWRGLTIDIDRGLNEEKLDILLNHCFVEQHEVQKTMLSSYFPALIPINYNKNQRIPWILALGIRNRSNVSGRQICTQCLSSTHTPPYLRIKWRMGWHSGCDIHKTILIDHCLQCGITLQPTKIDIEHGSLAICTSCYADLSTFIQRPVEADALRFQHQADQVLELQLGQYNQKEISSIEWFEIARTWLSFIRSPLNMKSPNLLQMFESFNIDLNIDYPITPVAFEFLSVQEREKLLSILNKIMALPCDLIVERSLEYHVSRSYFWDKRKKLPKQLQLMKDKMLKPSKIILPKSNAIIMSKPKSKKSVQRKWLRLLRKLQKGGTSDFSSIAP, encoded by the coding sequence ATGCACCAAGTAGAACAACGTTGGTATATTCGTACCCCTATTCAAGAGGGTGAAGTATTTTCTTCTTGGCTCATACGTTCTGCTTTGGATTTAGGCTGCTCACCATTAACTTTGGTGAATCTTTTATGGGAAAAATGGAGAGGATTAACCATAGATATTGATCGTGGATTAAATGAAGAAAAATTAGATATATTGTTAAATCATTGTTTTGTAGAACAACATGAAGTTCAGAAGACTATGTTAAGCAGCTATTTCCCTGCTTTGATTCCAATAAACTATAACAAAAATCAGCGTATTCCTTGGATATTGGCTCTAGGTATTCGGAATCGTTCAAATGTGTCAGGTCGTCAAATTTGTACGCAATGTCTAAGTTCTACCCATACACCACCATATTTGCGTATCAAGTGGCGTATGGGGTGGCATAGTGGCTGTGATATTCATAAAACCATATTAATAGATCATTGCCTTCAATGTGGAATCACACTACAACCTACAAAAATTGATATAGAACATGGTTCATTAGCGATTTGTACTTCATGCTATGCTGATTTAAGTACATTCATTCAACGTCCAGTCGAAGCGGATGCATTAAGATTTCAGCATCAAGCTGATCAGGTCTTGGAATTACAGCTTGGGCAATATAACCAAAAGGAAATTTCTTCGATAGAGTGGTTCGAGATTGCTCGTACATGGTTGAGTTTTATTCGATCCCCTCTGAATATGAAAAGTCCTAACCTTTTGCAAATGTTTGAAAGTTTTAATATTGATTTAAATATAGATTATCCTATCACGCCTGTAGCCTTTGAATTTCTGTCTGTTCAGGAACGTGAAAAATTATTGTCAATTTTAAATAAAATCATGGCATTGCCTTGTGACCTGATTGTTGAGCGTTCTTTGGAGTATCATGTAAGTCGTTCTTATTTTTGGGATAAAAGAAAAAAACTGCCTAAGCAGCTTCAACTAATGAAAGATAAAATGTTGAAGCCAAGTAAGATTATTTTGCCTAAAAGTAATGCCATCATAATGAGTAAACCCAAATCCAAAAAAAGTGTACAACGGAAGTGGTTAAGGCTATTGAGAAAGCTACAGAAAGGGGGAACAAGTGACTTTAGCTCAATTGCCCCATGA
- a CDS encoding heavy metal sensor histidine kinase yields MSLKFFTSISFRISILSIVFTILVLIIMGVVIHQHVISHFSEQNKKQIEGKLQLIDSLLSNKPKSFQNDLNSVLIGHDNLIVQIQSQSKQTIYQTQHHKLDIQNFVQTSDSPLVNWYDNNKIYQGIIVKRILNIDGTPQNIHIILAMEVSENFRFLHFFKQQLLLIGVIGTFALLLFGWLATWSGLKPLRKMAIIVKNISAKNLSERIELVNIPNELIPLAKSFNDMLLRLEISIEKLSSFSSDLAHEIRTPINNLMMQTQVSLTKQRNSDEYREVLFSNLEEYERLAKMVSDMLFLAKAENGINLKNLKVISLEKEIAKLLEFYDAFASEKTIEMKQTGHGKALVDPTIIRRAFSNLISNALKYGEPNSTLCIELIQETEECYVLIKNEISPDMQNLSQDELERFFDRFYRLDFARQRIIDGTGLGLAITRSIFKMHHASISVRIEQQYIIFEIIFPTINQSN; encoded by the coding sequence ATGTCACTTAAGTTTTTTACTTCAATCAGTTTTAGAATTAGTATTCTTTCAATTGTTTTTACAATTCTAGTGCTCATCATCATGGGGGTTGTCATTCACCAACATGTAATTTCTCACTTCTCTGAACAAAATAAGAAACAAATTGAGGGAAAACTCCAACTGATTGACTCGCTATTGTCAAACAAGCCAAAAAGTTTTCAAAATGATCTTAATAGTGTATTAATTGGGCATGATAATCTTATTGTTCAAATCCAATCTCAATCAAAGCAAACCATCTACCAAACTCAGCATCATAAATTAGATATACAAAACTTTGTTCAAACATCTGACTCACCACTAGTAAATTGGTATGACAACAACAAAATATATCAAGGAATTATCGTTAAACGAATATTAAACATTGATGGAACACCTCAAAATATTCATATTATTTTAGCAATGGAAGTGAGTGAAAACTTTAGGTTTTTACATTTTTTTAAACAACAATTACTGCTCATTGGAGTGATTGGCACATTTGCTTTACTGCTTTTCGGCTGGTTAGCAACATGGAGTGGATTGAAGCCTCTTCGAAAAATGGCAATTATTGTCAAAAATATTTCCGCAAAAAACCTATCCGAACGAATAGAATTAGTAAATATACCCAATGAGTTAATTCCTTTAGCAAAATCTTTTAACGACATGTTATTACGACTTGAGATTTCTATAGAGAAATTGTCTAGCTTTTCCAGTGATCTGGCACATGAGATACGTACGCCTATCAATAATTTAATGATGCAAACTCAGGTAAGTTTAACTAAGCAACGTAATAGTGATGAGTATCGTGAAGTTCTTTTCTCTAATTTAGAGGAATATGAGCGATTAGCAAAAATGGTTTCTGATATGTTGTTTTTAGCTAAGGCAGAAAATGGCATAAATCTCAAAAATCTTAAAGTTATTTCTCTAGAAAAAGAAATAGCAAAGCTTTTGGAATTCTATGATGCTTTTGCTTCCGAAAAAACAATTGAAATGAAACAAACAGGTCATGGAAAAGCGCTAGTAGATCCTACAATTATCAGAAGAGCATTTAGTAACTTAATTTCAAATGCACTTAAATACGGAGAACCAAACTCAACTTTATGTATAGAACTCATCCAAGAGACCGAAGAGTGCTATGTTCTTATAAAAAATGAAATATCCCCAGACATGCAAAATTTATCACAGGATGAACTTGAACGTTTTTTTGATAGATTTTATAGACTTGACTTTGCTAGACAAAGAATAATAGATGGAACAGGTCTTGGGCTTGCTATCACTCGCTCAATTTTTAAAATGCACCACGCCTCAATTTCTGTTCGGATTGAACAACAATATATTATTTTTGAAATCATATTCCCCACTATAAATCAATCGAACTAA